The following coding sequences lie in one Bacteroidota bacterium genomic window:
- a CDS encoding S-adenosylmethionine:tRNA ribosyltransferase-isomerase: MNMDTKEVLIDDYNYDLPQERIAKYPLAQRDESKLLIYKNQDILQDVFKNIADYLDSSYLLIRNNTKVFQARLLFKKETGAEIEIFCLDPLDPSDYALSFQSKNHCIWNCLIGNQKRWKGQDLTKSFDFEGKTYSLSATKISEDSGINAIKFSWDNSEITFADVMEACGLIPLPPYLHRDAEDSDKVRYQTIYSKFEGSVAAPTAGLHFTPEVLESLKAKNIDTAELTLHVGAGTFKPVKTECIGEHEMHTEHFFVRKAELKKIIDNAQNIVAVGTTTVRTLESLYWLGVKLLTRQDEFEENYHLSQWEVYDMPQDISPKESLNALYNYLLDNNLELLHASTQIIIAPGYHYKLLKALITNFHQPKSTLLLLIAALIGDKWKEVYHFAMENNFRFLSYGDSSLLFNRNL, from the coding sequence ATAAATATGGACACCAAAGAAGTATTAATTGACGATTACAATTATGATTTGCCTCAGGAGAGAATTGCAAAATACCCGCTTGCCCAAAGAGACGAATCCAAACTGCTGATTTATAAAAACCAGGATATCCTGCAGGATGTATTTAAAAATATTGCCGACTACCTCGACAGTTCCTATCTGCTGATAAGAAACAATACCAAAGTTTTCCAGGCCAGGTTATTGTTTAAAAAAGAAACAGGGGCGGAAATTGAAATTTTCTGCCTCGATCCGCTTGATCCTTCGGATTATGCCTTATCCTTTCAGTCAAAAAATCATTGTATATGGAATTGTCTGATTGGAAACCAGAAACGTTGGAAGGGCCAGGATCTGACAAAATCATTTGATTTCGAAGGAAAAACATATAGCCTGTCGGCAACCAAAATCTCGGAAGATTCGGGCATTAACGCCATAAAATTTTCATGGGACAACAGCGAAATCACTTTTGCTGATGTCATGGAAGCCTGCGGGTTGATTCCTTTGCCCCCTTATTTGCACCGTGATGCCGAAGATTCCGATAAAGTCAGGTATCAGACCATTTATTCCAAATTTGAAGGTTCGGTTGCAGCCCCGACGGCCGGCTTGCATTTCACTCCCGAAGTACTGGAAAGCCTGAAAGCTAAAAACATTGATACAGCCGAGTTGACCCTTCATGTGGGGGCCGGAACATTTAAACCTGTCAAAACCGAATGTATTGGTGAACATGAAATGCATACCGAGCATTTTTTTGTCAGAAAGGCTGAACTGAAAAAAATCATTGACAATGCTCAAAATATTGTTGCGGTAGGGACAACCACCGTCAGGACATTGGAAAGCCTGTATTGGCTGGGAGTTAAGTTGCTGACCAGGCAGGACGAATTTGAAGAAAATTACCATCTTTCACAATGGGAGGTGTACGACATGCCTCAGGATATTTCTCCAAAAGAGTCGCTCAATGCTTTATATAACTACCTGCTGGACAACAACCTTGAATTGTTGCATGCTTCCACCCAGATCATTATTGCCCCGGGATATCATTACAAATTGTTGAAAGCCCTGATCACCAATTTCCATCAGCCCAAGAGCACCTTGTTGCTCTTAATTGCCGCCCTAATCGGAGATAAATGGAAAGAGGTTTACCACTTCGCAATGGAAAATAATTTCCGCTTTTTAAGTTATGGCGACAGCTCTTTGCTTTTCAACAGAAATCTTTAA
- a CDS encoding phosphosulfolactate synthase, with translation MNFNLPYLPERSKKPRENGLTMMMDKGLSLRDAENFVSAAGEYTDLVKFGFGTALITNNLEEKIKIYQQANVRPYFGGTLFELFIVRNMFDEYRKFIDKYKLEMVEVSDGSMELPHDQKLEYIRQLSTQVTVVSEVGSKHAGVIIPTAQWISMMKSELEAGAWKVIGEARESGNIGIYNQDGSANIELIDDIITNVKSENIIWEAPNKNQQVWFIKLLGANVNVGNIATADVIPLECLRLGFRGDTFFDFLPKELKK, from the coding sequence ATGAATTTTAATTTACCTTACCTGCCCGAACGAAGTAAAAAACCTAGAGAAAATGGCCTGACCATGATGATGGATAAAGGCCTGAGCCTAAGAGATGCTGAAAATTTTGTATCTGCTGCCGGCGAATATACGGACCTGGTGAAGTTTGGATTTGGTACTGCATTGATAACGAACAATCTGGAAGAAAAGATTAAGATTTATCAACAGGCTAATGTTCGTCCTTATTTTGGCGGTACCCTCTTTGAGCTTTTTATTGTCCGCAATATGTTCGATGAATACAGGAAATTTATTGACAAATATAAGCTGGAAATGGTGGAAGTTTCCGATGGTTCCATGGAACTGCCTCATGACCAGAAGCTTGAATATATACGTCAACTCTCCACTCAGGTTACTGTTGTTTCTGAAGTAGGTTCAAAACATGCCGGGGTGATCATCCCTACCGCCCAATGGATTTCGATGATGAAAAGCGAATTGGAAGCCGGAGCCTGGAAAGTGATTGGCGAAGCCCGTGAAAGCGGCAATATCGGTATTTATAATCAAGACGGATCTGCAAATATCGAATTGATTGACGACATTATCACCAATGTCAAATCTGAAAATATCATCTGGGAAGCGCCCAATAAAAATCAACAGGTTTGGTTTATCAAACTCCTGGGTGCCAATGTGAACGTTGGAAATATTGCTACAGCCGATGTCATCCCATTAGAATGCCTGAGGTTGGGATTCAGGGGTGATACCTTCTTTGATTTTCTGCCCAAGGAATTGAAAAAATAA
- a CDS encoding DUF2027 domain-containing protein, whose protein sequence is MNFKIGDKVKFLNDTGGGIITKSIDKTTVLVEIEDGFELPVLLSELVYDGDSQNSSGAVYDVSTFNKQGEEIRKGKKKPVPQVEDEELTEEETEGGIEDTEYYFFKKEENKLIEQLNEPEPEDTAEDTDTVVSILCAFTHNREKGNSVYNLYLINDCQYSLLFNLAANEQGSFRHIKSGALEGETKFLLGTYTRDKLDKITGLRFELILLKTGKYRPQEPLAEEIKIDTSLVCNLDNYSENDYFDGPALTYYISSSNIAKEMDKVSGKNIREIIREKEPARKKVVVHKNRQATPAPDEVDLHIEKLVDNYKSLDPNEIMDIQLAKFEIALEGAIRNHIPKIVFIHGIGNGRLKFELRKCLDQKYPQLKYQDASFREYGYGATIVLIK, encoded by the coding sequence ATGAACTTTAAAATAGGTGATAAAGTAAAATTTTTAAATGATACAGGCGGCGGTATTATTACCAAATCCATAGACAAGACAACGGTATTGGTTGAAATTGAAGATGGCTTTGAACTGCCGGTACTGCTTTCCGAATTGGTGTATGATGGCGATTCCCAGAATAGCTCAGGTGCGGTTTATGATGTTTCTACATTCAATAAGCAGGGCGAAGAAATCAGAAAAGGGAAAAAGAAACCTGTCCCTCAGGTTGAAGATGAAGAATTGACAGAAGAAGAAACCGAAGGCGGGATTGAGGATACTGAATATTACTTTTTCAAAAAAGAAGAAAATAAACTGATTGAGCAGCTGAATGAACCGGAACCTGAAGATACAGCTGAAGATACGGATACGGTTGTCAGTATATTGTGCGCATTTACCCATAACAGGGAAAAGGGAAATTCTGTGTACAACCTTTATTTGATCAATGATTGCCAGTATTCATTGCTGTTTAACCTGGCTGCAAACGAACAGGGCAGCTTTCGTCATATCAAAAGCGGGGCCCTGGAAGGGGAAACGAAATTTCTTCTTGGAACCTATACCCGCGATAAGTTGGACAAAATCACGGGGTTGCGCTTTGAACTGATATTGCTTAAAACTGGCAAGTACAGACCTCAGGAACCCTTGGCCGAAGAAATAAAAATTGATACTTCCCTGGTCTGTAATTTAGACAATTATTCCGAAAATGATTATTTTGACGGCCCTGCCCTGACTTATTACATTTCTTCGAGTAACATTGCCAAGGAAATGGACAAGGTATCCGGGAAAAATATACGGGAGATAATCCGGGAAAAGGAACCGGCACGGAAAAAAGTGGTGGTACATAAAAACAGGCAGGCCACTCCTGCCCCTGATGAAGTGGATTTACACATTGAAAAGCTGGTGGATAATTATAAATCCCTGGATCCCAATGAAATTATGGACATACAGTTGGCGAAATTTGAAATTGCCCTTGAAGGGGCTATACGTAACCATATTCCCAAGATCGTATTCATTCATGGCATTGGGAACGGGCGCTTAAAGTTTGAACTTCGCAAATGCCTGGATCAGAAATATCCCCAGCTGAAGTATCAGGACGCTTCTTTCAGGGAATATGGATATGGGGCAACAATTGTACTGATTAAATAA
- a CDS encoding ATP-binding cassette domain-containing protein, which translates to MNESILKALMHLFAIVANVNKEGHFENDREIVKDYLDLQYTHEVVHKYIEYFDRQVRLFHPEQFYENSEQKARSNISNGSFIVELCTQINEELEQEQKIIVLIYLLDFVSRGNSLDDSELKFINSVAQHLKIREDEYEDIKSFTFGELDQCQHPERILIIDSKESSDRPEIKHMVNKKIDGLIVVLHLPSTNTYVCRYYGRLSLFLNGHYIKPDRSYIWSMGATIKSSKIGSLYFSRVAGQFIQAGIENKFVFAAEEIEYSYYNSTNGVKRFNFSEDSSRLIGIIGGSGSGKSTLLNLLNGNLKPKNGTIKINGYDIHQDKDKIKGIIGYVPQDDLLIKELTVYQNLYFSARFCFNQYSEEEIRKVVEKALVEFDLVEARDLYVGDAITTILSGGQRKRLNIALELIREPSILFVDEPTSGLSSADSEKVINLLKRQALKGKLVIANIHQPSSDVFKMLDKLLVMDLGGRIIYYGNPLSAVTYFKNAAKYPDADESECMNCGNINTDQILRIVEARVVDSNGRLTRKRKTFPEEWYQMYLSNIDVNVKKIKRQHDSSIPKSNFSIPGHFKQFKIFLQRDVLSKLHNRQYLVINTLEAPLLAVILAFFSKCFILVNDSPKYIFSENPNIPAFLFMSVIVALFLGLVISSEEIFKDRKILKREEFLDLSRSSYLFSKIVVLFIISAIQMLIFVLIGNYMLEIKGMTLSYWLILFTASCSANMMGLIISSGLSSAAAIYILVPVLMVPQLLLSGVVIEYDKMHNKITSQEYVPFVGDAIIGRWAYEALMVTQFKDNRFERNFYNLDRDIEKSIFYKSYGIPVLKELNEQCKGLLVKVDSAKLQKNLTVMGNEVIKLADDLQWQLPAFAANIKNGQYNRETYNNINDFLSVALQQYIAKYNQAADQRDKKYDALITKLGSEDNFMRFNQQYVNKRVADVVTNEKELNEYTIHDGEIIPMKDPVYRVSNSKTGRAQFYAPYKRIFNLSIDTFWFNLVFIWLGAFFLFIVLYFDIFRKFVTYLENIKLSRVSRQKLLRLLLVEQLENRRPSKVKE; encoded by the coding sequence ATGAACGAGTCAATTTTAAAAGCCTTGATGCATTTGTTCGCTATTGTTGCCAATGTCAATAAGGAAGGACATTTTGAAAACGATCGCGAAATTGTTAAGGATTACCTTGACCTTCAGTACACCCATGAGGTTGTCCATAAATATATTGAATATTTTGACCGACAGGTCAGGCTGTTTCATCCTGAGCAGTTTTACGAAAACAGCGAGCAGAAAGCCCGGTCAAATATTTCCAATGGCTCTTTTATTGTTGAACTATGTACCCAGATTAATGAAGAGCTGGAACAGGAACAAAAGATTATTGTCCTGATTTATCTCCTTGATTTTGTCAGCAGGGGCAATAGTTTGGATGATTCAGAACTGAAATTCATTAATTCTGTGGCCCAGCATCTGAAAATCAGGGAAGATGAATATGAGGACATCAAATCCTTTACTTTCGGGGAATTGGATCAATGCCAGCATCCGGAAAGGATCCTGATTATCGATTCCAAAGAATCTTCTGACAGGCCGGAGATCAAGCACATGGTGAACAAAAAAATAGACGGTTTGATCGTTGTTCTGCACCTGCCTTCTACCAATACTTATGTCTGCCGCTATTATGGAAGGCTTTCCCTGTTCCTGAACGGCCATTATATAAAGCCCGACCGTTCCTATATATGGTCAATGGGCGCAACCATCAAAAGTTCCAAAATCGGTTCCCTTTATTTCAGCCGTGTCGCCGGCCAGTTTATCCAGGCCGGCATTGAAAATAAATTTGTTTTTGCTGCCGAAGAAATAGAGTACAGTTATTATAACAGTACAAACGGGGTTAAACGGTTTAATTTTTCGGAAGATTCAAGCCGGTTGATTGGCATTATAGGCGGAAGTGGCTCAGGAAAATCCACCCTGCTTAACCTGTTGAACGGAAACCTTAAACCCAAGAATGGAACCATCAAAATTAACGGTTACGACATTCATCAGGATAAAGATAAGATTAAGGGCATTATCGGATATGTGCCTCAGGATGACCTGCTGATTAAGGAACTCACCGTTTATCAGAACCTGTATTTCAGTGCCAGGTTTTGTTTTAATCAATATTCAGAGGAAGAAATCCGAAAAGTGGTTGAAAAAGCCCTGGTGGAATTTGATTTGGTCGAAGCCCGCGATTTATATGTAGGTGATGCCATCACCACTATTCTTAGCGGCGGGCAGCGCAAACGTTTAAATATCGCTCTGGAACTGATCCGGGAGCCTTCCATTTTGTTTGTCGATGAGCCCACCTCCGGACTTTCATCTGCCGATTCCGAAAAAGTAATCAACCTCCTGAAGCGTCAGGCACTGAAAGGGAAACTGGTTATAGCCAATATCCACCAGCCTTCCTCCGATGTTTTTAAGATGCTGGATAAACTGCTGGTCATGGACCTGGGAGGAAGGATTATCTATTACGGAAATCCCCTCAGTGCCGTTACCTATTTTAAAAATGCAGCCAAATATCCCGATGCCGATGAAAGCGAATGCATGAATTGCGGTAATATCAATACCGATCAGATTCTTCGCATTGTTGAAGCCCGTGTGGTCGACAGTAATGGCCGGCTGACCCGCAAACGCAAAACTTTCCCCGAAGAATGGTACCAGATGTACCTTTCTAATATTGATGTGAATGTCAAAAAGATAAAAAGGCAGCATGATTCATCCATTCCTAAAAGCAATTTCAGCATACCCGGGCATTTTAAACAATTCAAGATTTTCCTGCAAAGGGATGTTTTATCAAAATTGCACAACCGTCAGTACCTGGTGATCAATACCCTGGAAGCTCCGCTTTTGGCTGTCATTTTGGCCTTCTTCTCAAAATGTTTTATCCTGGTCAACGATAGTCCTAAGTATATTTTCAGCGAAAATCCCAATATACCTGCTTTTCTGTTCATGTCGGTCATTGTGGCCTTATTCCTGGGACTGGTGATCAGCTCCGAAGAAATTTTCAAGGATAGGAAAATACTTAAGCGGGAAGAGTTTCTGGATTTGAGCCGTTCCTCCTACCTCTTTTCCAAAATCGTGGTGCTTTTTATCATCTCGGCCATCCAGATGTTGATTTTTGTCCTGATTGGAAATTACATGCTAGAAATCAAAGGAATGACCTTAAGTTACTGGCTCATCCTGTTTACGGCCTCCTGTTCGGCCAATATGATGGGCCTGATCATTTCTTCTGGATTGAGCTCGGCTGCAGCCATCTATATCCTGGTTCCTGTTCTGATGGTACCCCAGTTGCTCCTGAGCGGAGTAGTCATCGAATACGACAAGATGCACAACAAGATTACTTCACAGGAATATGTACCTTTTGTGGGGGATGCAATTATCGGCCGCTGGGCATACGAAGCTCTTATGGTTACCCAATTTAAGGATAACCGTTTTGAACGGAACTTTTATAATCTGGACAGGGATATTGAAAAGTCCATCTTCTATAAGTCTTATGGGATTCCGGTTTTGAAAGAGCTGAATGAGCAGTGCAAGGGCTTGCTGGTGAAGGTTGATTCAGCCAAATTACAAAAGAACCTGACTGTCATGGGTAATGAAGTGATTAAGTTGGCTGATGATCTGCAGTGGCAGCTTCCTGCCTTTGCCGCTAATATCAAAAATGGGCAGTATAACAGGGAAACCTATAATAACATTAATGATTTCCTTTCGGTTGCCTTGCAGCAGTATATTGCTAAGTACAATCAGGCTGCCGATCAACGGGATAAAAAATATGATGCGTTGATCACCAAATTAGGAAGCGAAGACAATTTTATGCGCTTCAATCAACAGTATGTCAATAAGCGGGTTGCCGACGTTGTGACCAATGAAAAGGAATTGAATGAATATACCATTCATGACGGGGAAATTATTCCCATGAAAGATCCTGTTTATCGAGTTTCAAATTCAAAAACAGGCAGGGCTCAGTTTTATGCTCCGTATAAACGCATTTTTAATCTGAGTATAGACACTTT
- a CDS encoding DUF3820 family protein, with product MEENDVFPDKEHLLKLANARMPFGKYANRLLIDLPEPYVVWFKQKGFPKGELGKMLAEVYEIKVNGLEYLFKPLKK from the coding sequence ATGGAAGAAAATGATGTTTTCCCTGATAAGGAACACCTGCTTAAGCTGGCCAATGCCAGGATGCCTTTTGGAAAGTATGCGAACAGGTTGTTGATTGATTTGCCCGAACCTTATGTGGTTTGGTTTAAGCAGAAAGGGTTTCCTAAGGGAGAACTGGGCAAAATGCTGGCAGAGGTTTATGAAATCAAGGTTAATGGACTGGAATATCTGTTCAAACCATTGAAAAAGTGA
- a CDS encoding AcvB/VirJ family lysyl-phosphatidylglycerol hydrolase — protein sequence MKKGLVTFSLSVFFLFNPLILAFPVNKGISPPVPGYSKNRPVSPVSSSEPLCGQSSVFQLPLHIFPASSEPGLPLVFMISGDGGWGWFDQQLALHLAKKNIPCIGLDAFHYFWNKKTPEMVAHDIEPVINYYLKYWNRTQIILIGYSFGAEIVPFVARKFIPSLRNKTALVVMLSPTERTGFEIHFIDMLSIDSRKDTYDVVNEVRNLQNTKVLCIFGQDENTKIPSLIHDKRVHFYYTKGGHHFDRSYDEIIQAILKDLN from the coding sequence ATGAAAAAAGGACTTGTCACTTTTTCTTTATCTGTTTTTTTTCTGTTTAACCCTTTAATACTGGCATTCCCGGTAAACAAAGGAATCAGTCCTCCTGTGCCTGGCTATAGTAAAAACAGGCCTGTTTCTCCCGTTTCTTCATCAGAGCCACTTTGTGGTCAATCTTCTGTCTTCCAGCTTCCTTTGCATATTTTCCCTGCTTCCAGTGAGCCCGGGCTTCCATTGGTGTTTATGATTTCGGGTGATGGCGGCTGGGGATGGTTCGACCAGCAACTGGCTTTACACCTGGCAAAGAAAAATATTCCCTGCATAGGGCTGGATGCCTTTCATTATTTCTGGAACAAAAAGACTCCTGAAATGGTTGCTCATGATATTGAACCGGTTATAAACTATTATTTGAAGTATTGGAACAGGACTCAGATCATTTTAATCGGATATTCTTTCGGTGCTGAAATTGTTCCTTTTGTGGCCAGAAAATTTATTCCTTCCCTGAGAAACAAGACAGCTTTGGTGGTAATGCTGTCGCCTACCGAAAGGACAGGTTTTGAAATCCACTTCATTGACATGCTGAGCATAGATAGCCGCAAAGATACGTATGACGTGGTCAATGAAGTAAGGAATCTTCAAAATACCAAGGTTTTATGTATTTTCGGCCAGGACGAAAATACTAAAATTCCTTCCCTGATCCACGATAAACGGGTACATTTTTATTATACAAAGGGAGGACATCATTTCGACAGAAGTTATGACGAAATCATCCAAGCTATTCTGAAAGATCTGAATTGA
- the holA gene encoding DNA polymerase III subunit delta: MAAKPKVTFEQIMSDLKNKSYSPIYFLMGEESYFIDEISDYIEDHVLTKEEKDFNQIVMFGRDVDAATVINTAKRFPMMSPYQVVIVKEAQNIKDIETLAYYVEKPLKSTVLVVDYKYKTLDKRKKLYKLVESNGVLFESSKIYEDKIPEWIGKYLKSHHYTVDPAGGRMLVDFLGDDLSKIVNAINKLILTLPANSNNITPEHIEKNIGISKDYNNFELQKAIAQKNVLKANRIIDHFSKNPSSNPIVLTFSILYAFFNKILLYHYMNDKSQYKVASTLKISPFFVKDYELAAKKYSARKAVENISLLREYDLKSKGKGSVSVPQGELLKELVFKVMH, translated from the coding sequence ATGGCTGCAAAACCCAAGGTGACATTCGAACAAATCATGAGTGATTTGAAGAATAAGAGCTACTCTCCCATTTATTTTCTGATGGGCGAAGAATCTTATTTCATCGACGAAATTTCGGATTATATTGAAGACCACGTTTTAACTAAAGAAGAAAAGGATTTTAACCAGATTGTCATGTTTGGCCGTGATGTTGATGCAGCCACTGTGATCAATACCGCCAAACGTTTCCCTATGATGTCCCCATACCAGGTGGTCATTGTCAAGGAAGCACAGAACATCAAAGACATAGAAACACTGGCCTATTATGTTGAAAAACCACTAAAATCGACCGTCCTGGTTGTTGATTATAAGTATAAAACCCTGGATAAGCGGAAAAAACTTTACAAACTGGTTGAAAGCAACGGCGTTTTATTTGAATCTTCCAAGATTTATGAAGATAAGATACCTGAATGGATTGGAAAATATTTGAAAAGTCACCATTATACTGTTGATCCCGCCGGTGGGCGTATGCTGGTTGATTTCCTGGGTGACGACCTGAGCAAAATCGTCAATGCCATTAATAAGCTTATTCTTACTCTTCCGGCTAACAGTAACAATATCACTCCCGAACACATTGAAAAAAACATTGGGATCAGCAAGGATTACAATAATTTTGAATTGCAAAAGGCCATTGCGCAGAAAAATGTTTTAAAAGCCAACCGCATCATTGACCATTTTTCCAAGAATCCAAGCAGTAATCCTATTGTGTTGACCTTTTCCATACTTTATGCTTTTTTTAATAAGATATTGCTTTACCATTATATGAATGATAAATCGCAGTACAAAGTGGCTTCTACCCTTAAAATAAGCCCGTTTTTTGTAAAGGATTATGAGCTGGCTGCAAAAAAATACAGCGCCCGTAAAGCGGTTGAGAATATTTCCCTTTTACGGGAATATGATTTGAAATCAAAAGGTAAAGGAAGCGTCTCTGTGCCTCAGGGTGAGCTTCTGAAAGAATTGGTATTTAAGGTTATGCATTGA
- a CDS encoding tetratricopeptide repeat protein — translation MREDREKLFDDDYDDVIRRYEDMLKKNMQYFFDVHEFEDIIDHYLDESKFNSAVHAANLANKQHPSSTEIQLKMAQILLDKGQPIKAMSILRKLERIETGNYEVMVLKGIAYNQLGRTKEASRQFDQALSVTYDDKDEVLYNIALSFEHFNQNKTALKYLLKAYELNRKNESVLYDIAYCYDKLGEAEKSIIFYNKYLDEDAFSENAWFNMGLVYCQLNKTEEAIKAFDFCLVINEKNSSAGFNMGNLLLAQKKYDKAIDAYNDCVAVDDDNELAYCYMGECYEKLGDFTNSLLFYNKAISLDKDFSDAWYGMGMVYFLNRKFKKSIRYFLKAAHLSPNDTEYLFSLANNYTKLEQYKQSVESYLKVIELDPEDVEAWLNCSEQYLKMSRVEDAIDVLEKGITNNPDSAILYYRLASYYFIKRRFVAGYKAFESGLKLYPEIWEQVKEFYPQALNLKKLLDLVTNYTKIK, via the coding sequence ATGAGAGAAGACAGAGAAAAATTATTTGATGATGATTATGATGATGTAATACGCAGGTATGAAGATATGTTGAAAAAAAATATGCAGTATTTTTTCGATGTACATGAATTTGAAGACATAATAGATCATTATCTTGACGAAAGCAAATTTAATAGTGCTGTTCATGCTGCAAATCTTGCCAACAAGCAACATCCTTCATCAACAGAGATCCAGCTGAAAATGGCCCAGATTTTACTCGATAAAGGGCAGCCCATCAAGGCCATGAGCATACTTAGAAAACTGGAAAGGATTGAAACCGGTAATTATGAAGTCATGGTGCTCAAGGGTATAGCCTATAATCAGCTAGGAAGGACCAAAGAAGCTTCCAGGCAGTTCGATCAGGCTCTCTCTGTCACCTACGATGATAAAGATGAAGTATTGTACAATATTGCCTTATCTTTTGAACATTTCAATCAAAATAAAACGGCTCTGAAGTATTTGCTTAAGGCTTATGAACTTAACCGGAAAAATGAATCGGTTCTCTATGATATCGCCTACTGTTACGACAAGTTAGGCGAAGCTGAAAAAAGCATCATTTTTTACAATAAGTATCTGGACGAAGATGCTTTTTCGGAAAATGCATGGTTTAATATGGGACTGGTTTATTGTCAGTTGAATAAAACAGAGGAAGCGATTAAGGCATTTGATTTTTGCCTGGTGATCAATGAAAAAAATTCATCTGCCGGTTTTAATATGGGGAATTTACTCCTGGCCCAAAAAAAATATGATAAGGCCATAGATGCATACAATGATTGTGTGGCCGTAGATGATGATAATGAGCTGGCTTATTGTTATATGGGTGAATGTTACGAGAAGCTTGGCGATTTCACCAATTCACTTCTTTTTTATAATAAGGCAATCAGTCTGGACAAGGATTTTTCGGATGCCTGGTATGGAATGGGGATGGTTTATTTTTTGAACAGAAAATTCAAAAAAAGCATCCGTTATTTCTTGAAAGCCGCCCATCTTTCGCCCAATGATACAGAATATCTTTTTTCGCTGGCAAACAATTATACCAAGCTTGAACAATATAAGCAATCTGTGGAGTCGTACCTGAAGGTTATTGAGCTGGACCCCGAAGATGTGGAAGCCTGGTTGAATTGTTCAGAGCAATATTTAAAGATGTCAAGAGTTGAAGATGCCATAGATGTCCTGGAAAAAGGAATTACGAATAATCCCGACAGTGCAATTTTGTATTACAGGCTGGCATCCTATTATTTTATTAAAAGAAGATTTGTTGCCGGATATAAAGCTTTCGAAAGCGGACTTAAGTTATATCCCGAAATATGGGAACAGGTTAAAGAATTTTACCCCCAGGCTTTGAATCTTAAGAAACTCCTTGACTTAGTTACCAACTATACTAAAATCAAATAA
- a CDS encoding shikimate dehydrogenase, with amino-acid sequence MNIYGLIGYPLSHSFSPEYFANKFRKEKIADSEYKLFPLEDISQLPILLETYTEIRGLNVTIPYKEKVMAFMDSMDDVVRKVGAMNTIKISRTGGKIRLSGHNSDVYGFYHSLLPLLEPSHKKALILGTGGASKAVSFVLDSLGIRYRFVSRSPKSSSDLSYVQLERQLIEEYTLIINSTPVGMFPHFNECPAIPYQWIGPNHLLYDLIYNPDETLFLQHGKERGAIVKNGLEMLHLQAERSWEIWNRKE; translated from the coding sequence ATGAATATATATGGTTTAATTGGCTATCCTCTTTCCCACTCATTTTCTCCTGAATATTTTGCAAATAAGTTCAGGAAGGAGAAGATTGCCGATTCCGAATACAAATTGTTCCCTCTTGAGGATATATCCCAATTGCCCATACTTCTTGAAACATATACAGAAATAAGGGGATTAAATGTTACCATTCCTTATAAGGAGAAAGTAATGGCTTTTATGGACAGCATGGATGATGTTGTCAGGAAAGTCGGTGCAATGAATACCATAAAAATCAGCAGAACAGGTGGAAAGATAAGATTAAGCGGTCATAATTCCGATGTGTATGGTTTTTATCATTCCCTGCTCCCTTTGCTGGAGCCTTCACATAAAAAAGCATTAATCCTGGGGACAGGTGGAGCTTCCAAAGCAGTTTCCTTTGTTTTGGATTCGCTGGGAATACGTTACCGTTTTGTTTCCCGTTCCCCTAAATCTTCTTCAGATTTAAGTTATGTCCAGCTTGAACGTCAGCTTATTGAGGAATATACACTGATTATCAATTCCACGCCGGTGGGAATGTTCCCCCATTTTAACGAATGTCCCGCAATTCCTTACCAGTGGATAGGCCCGAACCACTTACTTTACGATTTGATTTATAATCCTGATGAAACCCTTTTTCTCCAACATGGAAAAGAAAGGGGAGCAATCGTAAAAAACGGATTGGAAATGCTTCATTTACAGGCAGAAAGGTCCTGGGAAATCTGGAACCGTAAAGAATAA